From the Polaribacter tangerinus genome, the window CCAGAAATACCGAAAATCAAATTTCACATAGTGTTTATTCTAATTTTAAAACACTTATAACAAAATTAAAAGCAGAAGGGAACACTATTATTGGTATAGAAATAACTGATAAAAGTATTCCTATTCAAAATTTCAATTTTAAAAATCATGAAAAAATTGTGTTACTTTTGGGAAGTGAAAGAAACGGAATTAACGATGTTAGTTTATTAGATTTTACAATTTCTATACCCATGTATGGTAGAAATTCTAGTATGAACGTAATACATAGTTTGGCAATTACATTGTATGAAGCCACCAACAAATTACTTTAATTAAATAAATAAAATATATAATAATTTCTTAGGAATTATTTTTAGTAAAATTATGAAAGGAGTTTTATTAGTAAATTTAGGATCCCCAGACAGTACCTCTACAAAAGATGTAAGAAAATACCTTGATGAGTTTTTAATGGATGAAAGAGTTATTGATGCGCCAAAATGGCTCAGAACAATATTGGTACGAGGTATTATATTAAATACAAGACCAAAAAAATCTGCTAAAGCATATAAAAAAATATGGTGGGATGAAGGCTCTCCATTAATTGTTTTATCGGAAAGGTTAATAAAAAAAGTAAGAAATAAAACAGAGTTGCCTGTTGCTTTAGCAATGCGTTATGGAAAACCATCAATAAAAACAGGTTTACAAGAATTGCACAACAAAGGGGTTACCGAGGTTTTAATTGTGCCACTTTATCCTCAATTTGCCATGGCAACTACTGAAACAATTTTGGTTTTAGCGGAAGAATTACGACAAAAATATTTTCCACAAATGACCTTTTCAGACATTCCTGCCTTTTACAATAAAAAAGACTATATAAAAGTATTGGCAGAAAGTATTAAAAACCATTTAGAGGACAAAGAATGGGATAAAATTTTATTCTCTTATCACGGTATTCCAGAAAGACATGTTCGAAAATCTGATATAACAAAAAAGCACTGCAACCCATCTGATAGTGTAAATTTTGAATGTTGTAAAACAAACTCTGCAGCACATGAGTTTTGTTACAAACATCAATGTTATGAAACTACCAAGCAAGTAGTAGAATACTTAAACTTACAACCGCATCAATATTTTGTCTCATTTCAATCGAGATTGGCAGGAGACCCTTGGTTACAACCTTACACAGATAAAATGATAGAAAAATATCCTGACGAAGGTGTAAAAAAATTGGCAGTAGTTACTCCTGCATTTGTATCTGATTGTTTAGAAACGTTAGAGGAAATTGCCATGGAAGGAAAAGAAGATTTTTTAGAAGCTGGCGGACAAGAGTTTCATGCAATACCATGTATAAATGATAATGACGATTGGGTTCAAGTACTCGCAAATTGGATAGAAGATTGGAACAAAAAAGGGGTTGTCAAATAAAGTTAACGAAAACTTACAGACACATCAAAAAATAAACTAATACTATGGATTTTTTATATGTAAAAGCATTACATATCATTTTTGTGATTACCTGGTTTGCCGGTTTATTTTACATTCCAAGGCTTTTTATATATCAAACAGAGGCTGAAAATAAACTAGAACCGGCAAAATCTATTTTACAAACTCAATACAAGCTTATGAGCAAAAGGTTATGGTATATAATTACATGGCCATCTGCAATTTTAGCTAGTATCTTTGCTTTTTGGATGCTTGTTAAAAATCCGTATTACTTGTCTGAATCTTGGATGCTTGTAAAATTAGCTTTCGTGTTGGCTTTGTATTTTTACCATGGGTTTTGTCAAAATATTTTTAATAAACTTCAAAAAAATAAGATTAAATATTCTGCTTTTCAGTTAAGAATGTTTAACGAAATTACAACCATTATTCTGTTTGCTGTGGTATTTTTAGTAACTGTAAAAAGTGCTATTAATTGGATTTGGGGAGTAGTAGGAATACTTCTTTTCGGAGTACTGTTAATGCTTGCTATAAAACTTTACAAAAGAATCAGAAGTAAAAAATCTTGGGATAATTCAACCACAAATACTAACCAACTACCTAACGAAGAAAAATAATTTTTTTTAAAATTTTAGATAAAAGTCCGAATCAGGACTTTTTTTTATGCCTTTAAAGATTGTGCAAATGGTATTCTGTTAACAATACTTCTACCCAAAGTTACCTCGTCTGCATATTCCAATTCGTCACCTACAGATATACCACGAGCAATTGTAGAAGTGGTAATATCGAATTTTTCTATCTGCTTAAAAATATAAAAATTAGTAGTATCGCCCTCCATTGTAGAGCTTAATGCAAAAATTAACTCTTTTACCTCACCTTTTGCAATTTTTTCTACTAAAGAATCTATTTGTAAATTTTGTGGACCAATACCTTCAATGGGAGAAATTTTACCTCCCAAAACATGGTACAAACCTTTGTATTGAGAAGTGCTTTCTATAGCCATAACATCTCTAATATCTTCTACTACACAAACAATTTCTGCATTTCTTTTCGGGTTCTGACAAATATCACACAACAAAGTATCTGAAATATTATGGCATTTTTCGCACGTTTTTATATCGTTTCTTAAATGTTGTAATGCATCAGCCAAAAACTTTGTATGTTCTTTTGGTTGCTTTAACAAATGTAACACCAAACGCAAAGCTGTTCTTTTTCCAATACCAGGTAAACGAGAAACCTCGTTTACAGCATTTTCTAATAATTTTGATGAAAAATCCATGACAGCAAATTTAATACATAAAAACCAAAATCTGCATAAAAAACACATCAAGAATTTAGTGTATTTTAATAATACCGAATACTTTACAAACTAAAAATTTTATAGATTTTTATATCGTAAAAACCATATATTCGTACTTTAAAAGTTATCACTTTCACATGCAACCATTATATATTCTAATTCTAATAATTGCTTATTTTTCTGTGCTGATATTCATTTCCTATCGCACCGGAAAAACGGCAAACAACACTACTTTTTTTAAGGCAGATAATTCGTCTCCATGGTATTTAGTTGCCTTTGGTATGATTGGCGCATCGCTTTCTGGCGTAACCTTTATTTCTGTTCCTGGTTGGGTGGCTTCAGATAACATGAGCTATTTTCAAATGGTATTAGGCTATGTGCTTGGATACGCTGTAATTGGCCTAGTATTACTACCCTTATACTACAAACTAAATTTAACTTCTATTTACACGTATTTAGAAGATAGATTTGGACGCTACGCATATAAAACTGGAGCAAGTTTCTTTTTAATTTCTAGAACTATTGGTGCTGCATTTCGACTTTTTTTAGTGGCCAATGTTTTACAAGTAATATTGTTCGATGCCTACGGAGTTCCGTTTTGGGTAACAGTTTCTATTACTATTCTATTAATTTGGTTGTATACCTTTAAAGGAGGTATCAAAACAATAGTTTGGACAGATACGCTGCAAACGTTATTTATGTTAATAGCCGTAGGAGTATGTATTTACACTGTTTCAGATACAATGCAAATAGATAATATTTTTGAATATATAGCGAATAACAAGCTTTCGAAAACTTTCTTTTTTGAGGATGTAAATGCAGGAAATTACTTTTGGAAACAGTTTTTATCTGGTGCTTTTATAGCAGTTGTTATGACTGGTTTAGACCAAGATATGATGCAAAAAAACCTAACATGTAGAAACCTAAAAGATGCTCAAAAAAATATGTTTTGGTTTACGCTTGTATTGGTAATTGTTAATTTTTTATTTTTAGCTTTAGGGGTTTTACTTACCGATTACGCTCAAGCTAACGATATAACAGCAGAGAAAGACCAATTATTTCCAGTTATTGCTACACAAGGAAAATTAGGCTTTGCTACAGCAACTTTCTTTTTATTAGGATTAATTGCTGCAGCGTATTCTAGTGCAGATTCTGCACTTACCTCTCTAACAACCTCTTTTAGTATAGATATTTTAGAGATAGATAAAAGAAAGGATAAACAGGAACAAGAAATTATTAGGAAAAAAATTCATGTTTTATTCTCTTTAATTTTAATTGCTACTATTTTAATTTTCAAATATTTTATTGCAGATGAAAGTGTAATTGCCAATATTTTTAAAGCAGCTGGTTATACTTACGGGCCACTTTTAGGGCTTTATGCTTTTGGCTTATTTAGTAAAAAGATGGTAAAAGATACATTAGTACCTATTATTTGTATCTTGGCTCCCATACTTACCTTTTTAATAAGTAGCTATTCCAATACCTATTTAAAATTTGATTTTGGATTTTTTGTTTTAGTTTTAAATGGATGTTTAACGTATCTTGGTTTAGTAATTATAACAAATAATAGCAAATAACTATTTAGATTTCATGTTTGTACTCTCAAAAATTTTATCGGCAGAACTTGCTATAAACCCAGAATACAAGTCTCCGTTTTTCATAGGATATCTGTATGCAAACTCATAATAACAAGAAGTTACCTCTACTGTTTTTTCTTTAAAATGAACTGGTATTCTATCTGCCAAAATACTAGACTGCTCTAATAATTGTGCAGGAGTTCCTTTTATTTCTCCTCCAGACGTGTTCAATTGAAAACCATTTTCTTTTAAAAATTGATTAACATCTTCTAAAGAAGAAAAAGTAGATAACTTATTTACATCAACGGTAAAATGATTAGAACAAAATCCGTTTACATATAACCAAGCAGCATATTCCGATTCTTTTTGCAGCATTTCGTACACCTTAAAACTTGGT encodes:
- a CDS encoding TrmH family RNA methyltransferase encodes the protein MEQLTHYQIENLQKKFPITIVCDAIRTPENIGMCFRISESFGVSKIYFHENSPSSENRIVKKTARNTENQISHSVYSNFKTLITKLKAEGNTIIGIEITDKSIPIQNFNFKNHEKIVLLLGSERNGINDVSLLDFTISIPMYGRNSSMNVIHSLAITLYEATNKLL
- the hemH gene encoding ferrochelatase, whose product is MKGVLLVNLGSPDSTSTKDVRKYLDEFLMDERVIDAPKWLRTILVRGIILNTRPKKSAKAYKKIWWDEGSPLIVLSERLIKKVRNKTELPVALAMRYGKPSIKTGLQELHNKGVTEVLIVPLYPQFAMATTETILVLAEELRQKYFPQMTFSDIPAFYNKKDYIKVLAESIKNHLEDKEWDKILFSYHGIPERHVRKSDITKKHCNPSDSVNFECCKTNSAAHEFCYKHQCYETTKQVVEYLNLQPHQYFVSFQSRLAGDPWLQPYTDKMIEKYPDEGVKKLAVVTPAFVSDCLETLEEIAMEGKEDFLEAGGQEFHAIPCINDNDDWVQVLANWIEDWNKKGVVK
- a CDS encoding CopD family protein — translated: MDFLYVKALHIIFVITWFAGLFYIPRLFIYQTEAENKLEPAKSILQTQYKLMSKRLWYIITWPSAILASIFAFWMLVKNPYYLSESWMLVKLAFVLALYFYHGFCQNIFNKLQKNKIKYSAFQLRMFNEITTIILFAVVFLVTVKSAINWIWGVVGILLFGVLLMLAIKLYKRIRSKKSWDNSTTNTNQLPNEEK
- the recR gene encoding recombination mediator RecR gives rise to the protein MDFSSKLLENAVNEVSRLPGIGKRTALRLVLHLLKQPKEHTKFLADALQHLRNDIKTCEKCHNISDTLLCDICQNPKRNAEIVCVVEDIRDVMAIESTSQYKGLYHVLGGKISPIEGIGPQNLQIDSLVEKIAKGEVKELIFALSSTMEGDTTNFYIFKQIEKFDITTSTIARGISVGDELEYADEVTLGRSIVNRIPFAQSLKA
- a CDS encoding sodium:solute symporter yields the protein MQPLYILILIIAYFSVLIFISYRTGKTANNTTFFKADNSSPWYLVAFGMIGASLSGVTFISVPGWVASDNMSYFQMVLGYVLGYAVIGLVLLPLYYKLNLTSIYTYLEDRFGRYAYKTGASFFLISRTIGAAFRLFLVANVLQVILFDAYGVPFWVTVSITILLIWLYTFKGGIKTIVWTDTLQTLFMLIAVGVCIYTVSDTMQIDNIFEYIANNKLSKTFFFEDVNAGNYFWKQFLSGAFIAVVMTGLDQDMMQKNLTCRNLKDAQKNMFWFTLVLVIVNFLFLALGVLLTDYAQANDITAEKDQLFPVIATQGKLGFATATFFLLGLIAAAYSSADSALTSLTTSFSIDILEIDKRKDKQEQEIIRKKIHVLFSLILIATILIFKYFIADESVIANIFKAAGYTYGPLLGLYAFGLFSKKMVKDTLVPIICILAPILTFLISSYSNTYLKFDFGFFVLVLNGCLTYLGLVIITNNSK